One genomic window of Cololabis saira isolate AMF1-May2022 chromosome 3, fColSai1.1, whole genome shotgun sequence includes the following:
- the LOC133440756 gene encoding zinc finger protein 239-like — MDHMKIHTSERPYLCNTCGKSFRKSSIFKKHKMIHMGQKLYVCKTCGKSYRQNSSLMIHSRAHTGEKPYLCKTCGKSFTNLSDLNRHITMHTGEKPYVCKTCGKSYKQNSNLVIHSRTHTGETPYLCNTCGKTFTNLSDLNHHIDTHTGEKPYICKTSGKSYKLLSYLVIHPKIHTGERPYLCNTCSKTFTNLSDLNQHITTHTGEKPYVCKTCGKSYKKNSNLVIHLRTHTGERPYLCNTCGKTFTNLPVLNRHIKTHTGQKPYICKTSGKSYTQRSTLVVHSRTHTSEKEKGPAAGSEAAVPGPAVPGPSVFATAPLNELELSLQVCRSQIADCIRTSMTNMHITIQRGSSLPE; from the exons atggatcacatgaagatccacactagcgaaaggccgtacctgtgcaacacctgcggaaaatcgtttagAAAATCATCAATATTCAAGAAGCATAAAATGATCCACATGGGCCAGAAGCTCTacgtctgcaaaacatgtggtaaAAGTTACAGACAAAATTCCAGCCTGATGATTCACTCGAGGGCCCACACTGGTgaaaagccgtacctgtgcaaaaCCTGCGGCAAAAGCTTTACTAATTTATCTGATCTTAACCGGCACATAACcatgcacacgggcgagaagccctacgtctgcaaaacatgtggaaaaagttacaagcAAAATTCcaacctggtgattcactcgaggacccacaccggtgaaacgccgtacctgtgcaacacctgtggaaaaacctttactaatttATCAGATCTTAACCACCACATagacacgcacacgggcgagaagccctacatctgcaaaacatctgGAAAGAGTTACAAGCTACTTTCCTACCTGGTGATCCACccgaagatccacactggcgaaaggccatacctgtgcaacacctgcagcaaaacctttactaatttATCGGATCTTAACcagcacataaccacgcacacaggcgagaagccctacgtttgcaaaacatgtggaaaaagttacaagaAAAATTCCAACCTGGTGATTCACTtgaggacccacaccggcgaaaggccgtacctgtgcaacacgtgcggaaaaacctttactaatttACCGGTTCTTAACCGCCACATAAAGACGCACACGGGCCAGAAGCcttacatctgcaaaacatctggaaaaagttacacacaACGTTCTaccctggtggttcactcgaggacccacaccagTGAAAAGGAGAAGGGTCCAGCTGCAGGCTCGGAGGCTGCAGTTCCAGGACCCGCAGTTCCAGGACCCTCAGTTTTTGCAACAGCGCCACTCAATGAATTGGAGTTGTCATTGCAGGTTTGCAGGTCGCAGATTGCAGATTGTATCCGGACTTCGATGACGAAC ATGCATATTACTATACAAAGAGGGAGCTCTTTGCCAGAG